A part of Leptospira neocaledonica genomic DNA contains:
- a CDS encoding helix-turn-helix domain-containing protein, with protein MISQITDILHLFCLSNLIFIIGLLGWRYFYDLRIRIAGGFSFGIVCYILLSLDPDLKIPYAVRTFLFAGLISLPFFFWMISLAIFEDHFEVKYWHWFLLICKVGVSAWSVYPVLDLINMRGPIVSETVLAHIIIPTLLSLGFVVAAIIRIYSGRKDDLIETRRRLREVHILMTGSVITFNMFSHLILRGRVLSEILDLANVIFAWGLILAFMYLVFELKEGLVDPRPEEIEDTEEKAVYADPALKKKLVSAFEETKLYRKEGLTIGQLAEDLEVQEYKLRRLINQAMGFRNFPDFLNRYRIQEACEILLDSGKDEVPIIRVAMDLGYQSLGPFNRAFKELTGVTPTEFRRNRGRDESLKSTADFEIS; from the coding sequence TTGATCTCACAGATCACGGACATATTACATTTATTCTGTCTTTCGAATTTAATCTTTATCATCGGGCTTCTCGGGTGGAGATACTTTTATGATCTGAGGATACGTATCGCGGGAGGTTTTTCATTCGGGATTGTATGTTATATTCTCCTATCCTTGGATCCTGATCTTAAGATCCCTTACGCTGTTCGTACGTTTCTATTCGCAGGCTTGATCAGTTTACCTTTTTTCTTTTGGATGATCAGCCTTGCTATCTTCGAGGATCATTTCGAGGTCAAATATTGGCATTGGTTTTTACTTATCTGCAAGGTCGGGGTTTCAGCTTGGTCTGTCTATCCAGTATTAGATCTGATCAATATGAGAGGACCTATCGTTTCGGAAACTGTTCTTGCTCATATCATCATTCCGACTCTTCTATCTTTGGGCTTTGTTGTAGCTGCCATTATCCGGATCTATTCAGGTAGAAAGGATGACTTGATTGAGACAAGAAGAAGGTTACGTGAAGTTCATATTCTGATGACCGGAAGTGTAATCACCTTTAATATGTTCTCTCACTTGATCTTAAGAGGACGGGTATTATCCGAAATTTTGGATTTAGCAAATGTGATTTTCGCTTGGGGCCTTATACTTGCATTCATGTATTTGGTCTTCGAATTGAAAGAAGGTTTGGTAGATCCAAGGCCTGAAGAAATTGAGGATACAGAGGAAAAAGCGGTATATGCAGATCCCGCTTTGAAGAAAAAATTAGTCTCTGCGTTTGAAGAAACAAAACTATATCGAAAAGAAGGACTGACAATCGGGCAGCTGGCAGAAGATTTAGAAGTGCAGGAATATAAACTCAGAAGGCTGATCAATCAGGCCATGGGTTTTCGGAATTTTCCGGATTTCCTAAATCGTTACAGAATCCAAGAAGCCTGTGAGATCCTTTTAGATTCCGGAAAAGATGAGGTTCCTATTATCAGGGTGGCTATGGATCTAGGCTACCAATCCTTGGGACCCTTTAATCGTGCATTTAAAGAACTGACTGGAGTTACTCCAACCGAATTCCGCCGTAACCGTGGTAGGGACGAATCTTTAAAAAGTACTGCAGATTTCGAAATCAGCTAG
- a CDS encoding SDR family NAD(P)-dependent oxidoreductase yields the protein MSSGTKELSGSKIALITGAGGGIGEAIALRLDKAGYRLILCDIQEEKMKSIASRLSKTPELIACDLTKSEELEAMVSVVKSKFPNLEVLVNNAGYAKEGPFLEQNTLEIDRHAGINLLGPIRLIRAIVPMMLERGRGSVANIVSIGGIISLADSALYSATKFGLRGFLTAIHEELKGSCVKISGIYPAAVDTPMLMHEAMNGGTVLNWLNAVKSPDDVAKAVLKGIQTGKLEIYVPYSDGLTSRLAAVFPWLVGSLSPILKWFGEKGRRKWLRKKGIDPDRKA from the coding sequence ATGAGTTCCGGGACAAAAGAACTTTCTGGATCTAAAATCGCTTTGATTACAGGTGCGGGAGGTGGGATCGGAGAAGCAATCGCATTACGTTTAGATAAAGCCGGATATCGTTTGATCCTTTGTGACATTCAGGAAGAAAAGATGAAGTCGATTGCAAGTCGGCTTTCTAAAACTCCAGAATTGATCGCCTGCGATTTAACAAAGTCGGAAGAGTTGGAAGCGATGGTTTCTGTCGTTAAATCTAAATTTCCAAATCTAGAAGTTTTAGTAAATAACGCAGGGTATGCGAAGGAAGGTCCCTTTCTGGAACAAAATACTCTGGAAATAGATCGTCATGCCGGCATCAATTTACTCGGTCCGATTAGATTAATACGCGCCATTGTTCCTATGATGCTGGAAAGAGGAAGAGGATCGGTAGCAAATATAGTATCGATAGGAGGGATCATCTCTCTCGCAGATTCAGCACTATATTCTGCTACTAAGTTCGGGCTCCGAGGTTTTTTAACTGCAATTCATGAAGAGTTGAAAGGTAGTTGTGTTAAAATTTCCGGCATCTATCCCGCCGCTGTGGATACTCCGATGCTCATGCATGAGGCTATGAACGGAGGGACCGTTTTGAATTGGTTGAATGCAGTAAAATCTCCGGATGATGTTGCGAAGGCGGTTCTTAAGGGGATCCAAACCGGTAAACTAGAGATCTATGTTCCTTATAGTGACGGGCTTACTTCTAGATTGGCTGCTGTGTTTCCTTGGTTAGTCGGCTCACTTTCACCCATATTAAAATGGTTTGGAGAAAAGGGGCGTCGTAAATGGCTCCGTAAAAAAGGAATTGATCCTGATAGGAAGGCATAA
- a CDS encoding flavin-containing monooxygenase produces the protein MKEQTTISNSNEARDYSGHYCIVGAGPAGLSMARSLKSKGIPFHVIERYKDVGGIWDIENPGSPMYKSAHFISSKYLSNYADYPMPEEYPDYPSNRQILAYHRTFAREYDLYRHIKFNSSVQSIQQKGSKWLVTLENGESGLYEGVICASGITWSPNIPKLQGIETFRGEVIHSVKYKDISSFRGKRVLVVGAGNSGCDIACDAGVAAEQAFISVRRGYYFIPKHIFGMPADVFGDGAHWIPNWFSQWVFGIILKFLVGDLTKIGLQAPDHKIFETHPIINDQLLHNLRHGDVIAKGDVSRLNGEFVEFKDGSKERIDLVVLATGYHWAIPYMEEKYFEWKNGRPELYLTLFNRNYENLYALGYMETDGGAYKMFDEMANLISSYIDAKRNGDPSAKKFGSLIWNDRPLLNGGIHYLNTGRHSVYVNQVAYKKYRSKIQRKMGWPELKSGQFDILKTDDNSNAASTELARAVR, from the coding sequence ATGAAAGAACAGACTACAATTTCTAATTCAAACGAGGCTCGTGATTATTCGGGCCACTACTGTATAGTGGGAGCCGGCCCTGCAGGATTGTCTATGGCAAGATCTTTAAAGTCGAAGGGGATTCCTTTTCATGTAATCGAAAGATATAAGGATGTAGGAGGAATTTGGGATATAGAAAATCCGGGATCTCCTATGTATAAGAGCGCCCATTTTATCTCCTCTAAATATCTTTCCAATTATGCGGACTATCCAATGCCTGAAGAATATCCTGATTATCCTTCTAACCGTCAGATACTTGCATATCATAGAACGTTTGCCAGGGAATATGATCTATATCGTCATATAAAATTCAATTCGTCTGTCCAGTCCATCCAACAGAAAGGATCCAAATGGTTGGTAACACTTGAGAACGGAGAGTCTGGACTTTATGAAGGAGTTATTTGTGCCAGCGGAATAACTTGGTCTCCGAACATTCCAAAGTTACAAGGTATCGAAACGTTCCGCGGAGAAGTGATACATAGCGTTAAGTATAAGGATATTTCTTCCTTTCGTGGAAAGAGAGTCCTTGTTGTAGGCGCAGGTAACTCAGGATGCGATATTGCTTGCGACGCAGGGGTTGCGGCAGAACAAGCATTCATCAGTGTGAGAAGAGGTTATTATTTTATTCCAAAACATATTTTCGGTATGCCTGCAGATGTATTTGGAGACGGGGCACATTGGATTCCGAATTGGTTTTCCCAATGGGTTTTCGGTATTATATTAAAATTTTTAGTAGGAGATTTGACTAAGATCGGTCTCCAAGCTCCCGACCATAAAATTTTCGAAACTCATCCGATCATCAATGACCAACTTCTGCATAATCTTCGCCATGGAGATGTGATTGCGAAGGGAGACGTTTCTAGATTAAACGGGGAATTTGTGGAATTTAAGGATGGTTCCAAAGAAAGAATCGATTTGGTCGTGCTTGCTACCGGATATCATTGGGCAATTCCCTATATGGAGGAAAAATATTTCGAATGGAAAAACGGGCGCCCGGAACTTTATCTTACTCTTTTTAACCGTAATTATGAAAATCTTTACGCTCTAGGTTATATGGAAACCGACGGAGGAGCGTATAAGATGTTTGATGAGATGGCTAATTTAATTTCTTCTTATATAGATGCGAAACGAAACGGAGATCCTTCCGCAAAAAAATTCGGATCTCTAATTTGGAATGATAGACCTTTGTTAAACGGAGGAATCCATTATCTGAATACTGGACGGCATTCCGTCTACGTGAACCAGGTCGCGTATAAGAAATATCGATCTAAAATCCAACGTAAAATGGGATGGCCGGAGCTGAAATCTGGACAATTCGATATTTTGAAGACAGATGATAATTCTAATGCCGCATCTACAGAGCTTGCAAGGGCAGTTAGATGA
- a CDS encoding TetR/AcrR family transcriptional regulator: MKQGQRTPVQSRSKERVDLILRTAKELIGERGIDAVSMREIAQSAGIQIGSLYQYFPGKNSLLLTIMRDYYDRIYAGTKSLLDQVNNAEELESAGENALIQFAEFFQKDTALANLWAGARAVPELVSEDILDTYRNAELIIKTALRCLPGLKENDLKPFALFLSHTMGTIVRFAGEIETEEGKAVLKECQEIFRLRLKALIDLSKSSKKKIK, translated from the coding sequence ATGAAGCAGGGCCAGCGCACCCCGGTACAATCCCGAAGTAAAGAAAGAGTAGATTTGATCCTAAGAACTGCAAAAGAATTGATCGGAGAAAGAGGGATAGATGCGGTAAGTATGAGAGAAATCGCTCAATCTGCAGGGATACAGATAGGATCCTTATACCAATACTTTCCCGGGAAAAACTCTCTCTTACTCACGATTATGAGAGATTATTACGACAGAATTTACGCCGGAACCAAATCCCTTTTAGATCAGGTCAATAATGCGGAAGAATTGGAATCGGCCGGAGAAAACGCACTCATACAATTCGCGGAATTCTTCCAAAAAGACACGGCACTCGCAAATCTTTGGGCAGGCGCAAGAGCCGTCCCAGAATTAGTTTCGGAAGATATTTTAGATACATATAGAAATGCAGAACTGATAATAAAGACTGCATTACGTTGTTTACCCGGATTAAAAGAAAACGATCTAAAACCTTTCGCGCTCTTTCTTAGCCATACAATGGGTACGATCGTTCGTTTTGCAGGAGAAATCGAAACGGAGGAAGGAAAGGCGGTTCTTAAAGAATGCCAGGAAATATTCAGACTCAGGTTAAAAGCCCTAATCGATCTCTCCAAGTCCTCTAAAAAGAAAATCAAATAG
- a CDS encoding sterol desaturase family protein has product MNEIVDQLGYTAYYFLTLGMLWFRYILMAGIAYVFIWVIYKERLKHKIIQNKLPEKDKISHELKYSAISLAIFAASGILVVLMKNAGWTFIYDKVEDYGVPYLLFSIVALIFLHDTYFYWTHRLMHHPLLFKRMHLVHHKSTNPSPWAAFSFHPYEAVVEAGIVPLVILFLPVHTTALIVFFFYSNFLNVLGHLSFELFPKWFMENKILRLHNSTTHHNMHHKYFNCNYSLYFNIWDRLMGTNHEKYFDTFREVANREPEPIGDVRTPTSVVTSGV; this is encoded by the coding sequence ATGAACGAAATCGTGGATCAATTAGGTTATACCGCTTATTATTTTTTGACCTTAGGCATGTTATGGTTCCGCTATATTTTAATGGCGGGGATCGCCTATGTTTTTATTTGGGTGATCTATAAAGAAAGGCTTAAACATAAAATCATCCAGAATAAACTTCCGGAAAAAGATAAAATTTCTCACGAACTAAAATATTCGGCAATCTCTCTCGCGATCTTTGCTGCTTCCGGAATTCTGGTCGTTTTAATGAAGAATGCCGGCTGGACTTTTATCTACGATAAGGTTGAGGATTACGGGGTTCCGTATCTTCTATTCAGCATCGTTGCCTTGATATTTTTGCACGATACCTACTTTTATTGGACCCATCGTTTGATGCATCATCCTCTTCTTTTTAAAAGAATGCATCTAGTCCATCATAAGTCTACGAACCCTTCTCCATGGGCAGCGTTTTCATTTCATCCGTACGAAGCTGTGGTAGAAGCTGGTATCGTTCCATTGGTAATCCTTTTCTTACCGGTGCATACGACTGCTCTTATTGTTTTTTTCTTTTACAGTAATTTTTTAAATGTGTTGGGGCATCTTTCTTTCGAACTTTTTCCGAAATGGTTTATGGAAAATAAAATATTAAGACTTCATAATTCTACTACTCATCATAATATGCACCATAAATATTTTAACTGTAATTACAGTTTGTACTTTAATATTTGGGATAGGCTTATGGGAACTAATCACGAGAAGTATTTTGATACTTTTAGGGAAGTTGCGAACCGAGAACCTGAGCCTATAGGAGATGTTAGGACTCCAACATCGGTGGTAACTTCAGGAGTTTAG
- a CDS encoding PAS domain S-box protein: MTHPWLLPTIIAATPSAFFLFFIYLYLYKKEGQKALLAWSICWAFHLLGYIGNIMNVGGADSYKYFPTFSIDFIRALFQFLGCLYFLNKSFSRPFQVLFSLTGLWALFLDLEKIKDAYMIWPIYILIGGSQIYTGIIFLRTKNLIPSLGKMIAGWIFIIWGIHVLNYPFLRFHPEFGFIGFFIAGLFRFASAIVILLVFFEETKAALFKTEGNYKKIVDTTLEGIWLIDKDAKTKFVNSKMAEFLGMSEKELIGKSLFDFIAMDNTDLVNRRLEERKQGQAEVHDFFFKRPDGEAVWLLMSTNPVFDSQGNYEGALAMCTDITYYKKTETALKESERQLSTLIRNLPGIAYRCAYDHDWTMEFISEGCFELTGYSPSDFVSNRTITYGEIMHPEDTERVFHEVTEAIGKNVPYRLLYRIYQRSGEMRWAFEQGSAVKGDNGELIALEGFITDFTQVKLAEEIMANALQEKDILLKEVHHRVKNYLQVLSSLLSIQLEQGEVEVSNPTQVLTESQNRILSMAYVHESLYGKHRISDEFFPEFVSRLVDSLLKSFGHKKEEIQIFLNCESLPIKQNSAIPIGLILNELVTNVLKHAFSFKKRSEEKIIKISFYKDENWIHLDVTDNGKGKSSSSKSEDSMGLELVDLLTKQLKGSVMDLSSEQGTVTRIRFPASY, encoded by the coding sequence GTGACTCATCCATGGTTATTACCCACCATTATCGCGGCTACGCCTTCCGCCTTTTTTCTATTTTTTATCTATTTATATTTATATAAAAAAGAAGGACAGAAAGCATTGCTTGCCTGGTCCATCTGCTGGGCATTTCATCTTTTAGGATACATTGGAAATATCATGAATGTAGGAGGCGCGGACTCTTACAAATATTTTCCCACCTTCTCCATTGACTTCATTAGAGCACTTTTCCAATTCTTAGGATGTTTATATTTTTTAAATAAATCATTCTCCAGACCTTTTCAGGTCTTATTTTCGTTAACTGGCCTATGGGCTTTGTTTTTAGACTTAGAGAAGATCAAAGACGCTTATATGATCTGGCCCATTTATATATTGATTGGCGGATCCCAAATTTATACGGGGATCATTTTTCTAAGAACTAAAAATTTAATCCCAAGTTTAGGAAAGATGATCGCAGGTTGGATCTTTATTATCTGGGGAATTCATGTACTTAATTATCCGTTTCTTCGATTTCATCCTGAATTCGGCTTTATAGGTTTTTTTATCGCAGGTCTTTTTAGATTCGCCTCCGCAATCGTAATACTACTCGTATTCTTTGAAGAAACAAAAGCGGCTCTTTTCAAAACGGAAGGAAATTATAAGAAGATAGTAGATACAACCTTAGAAGGGATTTGGCTGATTGATAAGGATGCCAAAACTAAATTCGTAAATTCTAAAATGGCCGAATTTTTAGGAATGAGCGAAAAAGAACTGATAGGTAAAAGTTTATTTGATTTTATAGCAATGGATAATACTGATCTTGTAAATAGAAGACTGGAAGAAAGAAAACAAGGACAAGCAGAAGTTCATGATTTCTTTTTCAAACGACCCGATGGAGAAGCAGTCTGGTTATTGATGTCTACAAATCCAGTCTTCGACTCGCAAGGAAATTATGAAGGTGCGCTTGCTATGTGCACTGATATTACCTACTATAAAAAAACGGAAACCGCATTAAAAGAAAGTGAAAGACAACTTTCCACTTTGATACGAAATCTTCCAGGCATCGCATATCGCTGTGCATACGATCACGATTGGACCATGGAGTTTATTAGCGAAGGTTGTTTCGAACTTACAGGTTACTCTCCATCCGACTTCGTCTCTAACCGTACAATTACTTATGGAGAGATCATGCATCCGGAAGACACTGAAAGAGTATTTCATGAAGTTACGGAAGCAATTGGCAAGAATGTTCCGTATCGACTTCTCTATCGAATCTATCAGAGAAGTGGGGAAATGCGCTGGGCGTTCGAACAAGGTTCAGCGGTCAAAGGCGATAATGGAGAATTGATCGCGCTCGAAGGTTTTATCACAGACTTCACTCAAGTTAAACTTGCGGAAGAAATTATGGCGAATGCTCTCCAGGAAAAAGATATTCTACTCAAAGAAGTGCACCATAGGGTTAAAAACTATCTGCAAGTTCTATCCAGTTTACTTTCGATCCAGCTTGAGCAAGGAGAAGTAGAAGTAAGTAATCCAACCCAGGTTTTGACCGAATCCCAAAATAGAATTTTATCTATGGCATATGTGCACGAATCCTTGTATGGAAAACATAGGATCAGCGACGAATTTTTCCCGGAGTTTGTAAGCCGGCTTGTAGACAGCCTTCTCAAATCTTTCGGTCATAAAAAAGAAGAGATTCAAATTTTCCTAAATTGTGAATCTCTTCCGATCAAACAAAATTCTGCGATCCCGATCGGTTTGATCCTGAATGAATTAGTAACTAACGTTCTAAAACATGCATTTTCTTTTAAAAAACGTTCCGAAGAAAAGATCATCAAAATCTCTTTTTACAAAGATGAAAATTGGATCCATTTGGACGTTACAGATAATGGAAAAGGGAAATCTTCGAGCTCTAAATCAGAGGATTCCATGGGTTTAGAACTTGTGGATCTTTTGACAAAACAGCTAAAGGGCTCGGTGATGGATCTTTCTTCCGAGCAAGGAACTGTTACAAGGATACGGTTCCCAGCTTCTTATTAG
- the purB gene encoding adenylosuccinate lyase, with the protein MIDRYSNPEISKIWELENKFDIWKEIEILATEARMKKGEVPKEDFEEIRSKARFKVDEILEIESKVHHDVIAFLTNMNSYIGPAGRHVHYGLTSSDIGDTALCVQMVQAMDLILKKTDQLIEAIKEKAIQYRDLPCIGRSHGIHAEPMTLGLKFALFYEEMKRNRARMALAKEEIAVGKLSGAVGTYSNIEPDIEEYVCEKLGLKPDPIATQVVSRDRHAAYMSALGVTAASLDRFATEVRLLQKTEGREIEEPFSPGQKGSSAMPHKRNPVICERISGISRVIRSNVSTALQNVALWHERDISHSSAERIVVPDSTIALEYILDKMLFVVKNLHVYPDAIERTLGTTRGLIFSQKVLLHLIEKGGITREDAYAIVQGHAMAVWADISQNLKTRLAEDPKVQKVLKPGDLDSIFQISPYLDKVGLIYKRLGLE; encoded by the coding sequence ATGATTGATCGGTATTCGAATCCGGAGATTTCTAAAATTTGGGAGTTGGAGAACAAATTCGATATTTGGAAAGAAATCGAAATATTGGCCACTGAAGCCCGGATGAAAAAAGGGGAGGTCCCTAAAGAAGACTTCGAAGAGATCCGTTCCAAAGCAAGATTCAAAGTGGACGAAATCCTGGAGATTGAATCCAAGGTCCACCACGATGTAATCGCATTCTTAACTAATATGAATTCTTATATCGGGCCTGCAGGTCGCCATGTACATTACGGCCTCACTTCTTCCGATATCGGTGACACCGCACTTTGTGTGCAGATGGTCCAAGCAATGGATCTGATTCTGAAAAAAACGGACCAACTTATCGAGGCGATCAAGGAGAAGGCAATCCAATACAGAGACCTTCCTTGTATTGGTAGATCTCACGGGATCCATGCGGAACCGATGACTCTCGGTCTAAAGTTTGCATTATTTTACGAAGAAATGAAAAGAAACAGGGCGCGTATGGCCCTGGCGAAAGAAGAAATAGCTGTAGGAAAATTATCGGGTGCAGTCGGAACTTATTCCAATATAGAGCCTGATATCGAAGAATACGTCTGTGAGAAGTTGGGGCTCAAGCCTGATCCGATCGCGACCCAAGTTGTTTCTCGAGATAGACATGCGGCTTATATGTCCGCGTTAGGCGTAACTGCAGCGAGCTTGGATCGTTTTGCGACCGAAGTTCGTCTTCTTCAAAAAACGGAAGGCAGAGAAATTGAAGAACCTTTTTCTCCGGGACAAAAGGGATCTTCTGCAATGCCTCATAAAAGAAATCCCGTGATCTGTGAGAGGATCTCCGGTATTTCTAGAGTGATCCGTTCCAATGTTTCTACCGCTTTACAAAATGTGGCCTTATGGCATGAAAGAGATATTTCTCATTCTTCTGCAGAAAGGATAGTTGTTCCGGATTCTACGATTGCTCTTGAGTATATTCTGGATAAAATGTTATTCGTAGTAAAAAATCTACATGTGTATCCAGATGCGATCGAAAGAACATTAGGAACCACAAGAGGTTTGATCTTCTCTCAAAAAGTACTTCTTCATTTGATCGAAAAAGGCGGGATTACTCGAGAAGATGCTTATGCAATTGTACAAGGTCATGCGATGGCTGTTTGGGCGGATATTTCCCAAAACCTGAAGACAAGACTTGCAGAAGACCCTAAGGTGCAGAAGGTACTTAAGCCCGGAGATCTGGATTCTATCTTCCAAATTTCACCTTACTTGGATAAGGTGGGACTGATCTACAAAAGACTCGGTTTGGAGTAA